The Solanum pennellii chromosome 11, SPENNV200 genome contains a region encoding:
- the LOC107003221 gene encoding uncharacterized protein LOC107003221 → MAISMYISPSYSPPILQNPSISKTHFPFSPIHTPKSKICPKRKHFIVFAAENGSNNTEKQENGLKNNGFSNGNGSNNNGNGDGGGKPRLNLRWMDLLLDPDPDNIVAVGLTGLLTWASVSILWQLFVIALAILLAALKYSFIAALLIFILITLL, encoded by the coding sequence ATGGCAATTTCAATGTACATATCCCCCTCCTATTCACCACCAATCCTACAAAACCCCTCAATCTCCAAAACCCATTTCCCTTTTTCCCCAATTCACACCCCCAAATCAAAGATTTGCCCTAAAAGAAAGCACTTCATTGTTTTTGCAGCTGAAAATGGGAGCAACAATACTGAAAAGCAAGAAAATGGGTTGAAAAACAATGGTTTCAGCAATGGGAATGGAAGTAACAATAATGGTAATGGTGATGGTGGAGGAAAACCCAGATTGAATTTGAGATGGATGGATCTTTTGTTGGATCCTGACCCGGATAATATTGTGGCAGTTGGGTTAACGGGTCTGTTAACATGGGCTAGTGTAAGTATATTGTGGCAGTTGTTTGTGATTGCTTTGGCTATTCTTCTTGCTGCTCTTAAGTACTCTTTTATTGCTGctcttttaattttcattcTTATTACTCTGCTTTAG
- the LOC107004327 gene encoding probable bifunctional TENA-E protein: MEEKNNNDYKGKQLTQIEKWIRKHKLEYSAATRHPFIYSIHHGSIDFSCYKNWLEREYLFVKTALVPFAASVLVKAWKESIDSYDVEVILAFLAYLNDEISWLKQEAPKWHISLTSVLVYEHKPLHDYFSFFERLTSPDVKYTEAITILWAVESVYYNGFKHCLEEGNNTPNEMKEGCKIWGNNNFKQYCESVENIANRTLEQALDEDVSKTEVLILEFLENVVHFRNMNLGGT, translated from the exons atggaggagaaaaataataatgattataAGGGAAAACAATTAACACAAATAGAAAAATGGataagaaaacataaattaGAGTATAGTGCAGCTACTAGACATCCATTTATTTATTCTATTCATCATGGTTCTATTGATTTCTCTTGTTACAAGAATTGGCTG GAAAGGGAATATTTGTTTGTGAAAACAGCTTTGGTACCATTTGCAGCTAGTGTTTTGGTTAAAGCTTGGAAAGAGTCAATTGATAGCTATGATGTTGAGGTTATTTTGGCTTTTTTGGCTTATTTGAATGATGAGATTTCTTGGTTAAAACAAGAAGCTCCCAAGTGGCATATTTCCTTGACAAGTGTGCTTGTTTATGAACACAAGCCCCTCCATGATTATTTTAG TTTTTTCGAACGTTTGACAAGCCCAGACGTGAAGTATACAGAAGCAATAACCATTTTATGGGCAGTGGAATCAGTTTATTACAATGGATTTAAACATTGTTTAGAAGAAGGAAATAATACTccaaatgaaatgaaagaggGATGTAAAATATGGGGcaataataatttcaaacaaTATTGTGAATCAGTTGAAAACATAGCTAATCGAACGCTAGAACAGGCGTTGGACGAAGACGTATCGAAGACTGAAGTATTAATCCTTGAATTTCTTGAGAATGTTGTTCATTTTCGGAATATGAACCTTGGAGGAACTTAA
- the LOC107003378 gene encoding probable bifunctional TENA-E protein: MEESNKEILMIQKWLNQHNELYTSATRHPFTLSIRDGSVDLSAFKRWLGQDYIFVRAFVPFVASLLLKAWKESDDDSDIEVILGGIAALNDEVSWFKREASKWSVPLSATVPQKTNLEYCRFLESLMSPEVDYTVAVTAFWAIEAVYQESYAHCLSDGSKTPEELKETCQRWGNDGFGQYCHTLQNIANRRLEKSSEDIISKAEATVIRVLEYEVEFWNMSRGET, from the exons atggAAGAATCTAACAAAGAGATATTGATGATCCAAAAATGGCTAAATCAACACAATGAACTCTACACTTCCGCTACCAGACACCCATTTACTCTTAGCATTCGTGATGGCTCCGTTGACCTCTCTGCTTTCAAAAGATGGCTG GGACAAGATTATATATTTGTTAGAGCCTTTGTTCCTTTCGTAGCAAGTTTACTGTTGAAAGCTTGGAAGGAGTCAGATGACGATTCAGACATAGAGGTCATTTTAGGTGGTATTGCTGCGCTGAACGATGAGGTATCATGGTTCAAGAGAGAAGCATCTAAGTGGAGTGTTCCGTTATCCGCTACTGTTCCTCAAAAGACTAACCTGGAATATTGCAG ATTTTTGGAAAGCCTAATGAGTCCTGAAGTAGATTATACAGTTGCTGTTACAGCCTTTTGGGCAATTGAAGCTGTGTATCAAGAAAGTTATGCTCATTGTTTATCAGATGGTTCTAAAACCCCAGAAGAACTAAAAGAGACTTGTCAAAGATGGGGCAATGATGGTTTTGGTCAGTATTGTCATACTCTTCAAAACATAGCTAATCGTCGTCTTGAGAAGTCATCAGAAGATATCATCTCAAAAGCTGAGGCAACAGTTATACGCGTTCTGGAGTATGAAGTTGAGTTTTGGAACATGAGTCGCGGGGAAACCTAA
- the LOC107003220 gene encoding methyltransferase-like protein 13 has product MALDPTAFKTIVPSRYITFTIPNPLLHLHHFNASQLRVAVLDSPGPSEPVQIAAMLVPIGREADWYFSTEQGHLQLILNFPQLSRLVLIGNLPNSTNPISYNPLLCTDGVVGVADLAVVEENLMPLLIELIPRSAFCRTGDGLCEIPFLRYEDEVVRSLVLDRCVGEFVGEILIEDVELELEDKGVREFRRRLRFKRMPNLVQTQIKIQPKNLDFVNMEGVEFEIVDDGVLVHPYLTPMVAGLSVIRSFLDAKIGNGIKPKALCLGVGGGALLGFLSSQLGFQVLGIEADNVVLEVARRYFGLERGNSIRLCVGDALDMIGKFATQVESDGFRGYVLKNGELLNDFDCKFDVIMVDLDATDANMGMSAPPSAFFQKSALLAIRTLLSKDSVVIMNVIPSDKTSYKLVITEFKEVFAQLYEIDVGNEDNFVLIASASEIEHVPVHRQSKFLKKLKQVSGCFLDSIRLI; this is encoded by the coding sequence atggctCTAGATCCAACAGCCTTCAAAACCATCGTCCCGTCCCGGTACATCACCTTCACAATCCCAAATCCATTGCTTCATCTTCATCACTTCAATGCTTCTCAACTCCGTGTTGCAGTTCTTGATTCTCCGGGGCCTTCAGAACCCGTTCAAATCGCTGCAATGTTGGTTCCGATCGGTCGGGAAGCTGATTGGTATTTTTCAACCGAACAAGGTCATCTACAACTCATACTTAACTTCCCTCAGCTCTCTCGACTTGTTTTAATTGGGAATTTACCGAATTCGACTAACCCCATTTCGTATAATCCCCTGTTATGTACCGATGGTGTGGTGGGTGTGGCGGATTTGGCTGTTGTTGAAGAGAATTTGATGCCATTGTTGATTGAGTTGATACCCAGATCGGCATTTTGTCGAACAGGTGATGGGTTATGTGAAATTCCGTTTTTGAGATATGAAGATGAGGTGGTTCGCAGTTTGGTGTTGGATAGATGTGTTGGGGAGTTTGTTGGAGAGATTTTGATTGAAGATGTGGAGTTGGAATTGGAAGATAAGGGTGTTAGAGAGTTTAGAAGGAGATTGAGGTTCAAGAGAATGCCGAATTTGGTACAAACACAGATAAAGATTCAACCTAAGAACCTCGATTTTGTTAACATGGAGGGAGTAGAATTTGAGATTGTTGATGACGGGGTTTTGGTTCATCCTTATTTGACTCCAATGGTGGCGGGTCTTTCAGTAATCCGATCATTCTTGGACGCGAAAATTGGAAATGGGATAAAGCCGAAAGCTCTGTGTTTGGGTGTTGGAGGAGGGGCACTTCTTGGTTTTTTAAGCTCTCAATTAGGATTCCAAGTCTTGGGTATTGAAGCTGATAATGTTGTTTTAGAAGTAGCAAGGAGATACTTCGGCTTAGAACGTGGTAACTCGATACGTTTATGTGTTGGAGATGCACTAGACATGATTGGGAAGTTTGCGACTCAAGTTGAAAGTGATGGTTTTCGTGGTTACGTTTTGAAGAATGGTGAGCTTTTGAATGATTTCGATTGTAAATTTGATGTGATCATGGTTGATTTAGACGCGACTGATGCTAATATGGGTATGAGTGCTCCTCCTTCAGCGTTTTTCCAGAAATCCGCGTTGTTGGCTATAAGAACATTGCTTAGCAAAGATAGTGTTGTCATCATGAATGTGATTCCTTCAGACAAGACATCTTACAAGCTAGTAATCACTGAATTCAAAGAAGTTTTCGCGCAGTTGTATGAGATAGATGTTGGAAATGAAGATAACTTTGTTCTTATTGCCTCTGCTTCAGAAATCGAACATGTCCCTGTTCATCGTCAAAGTAAATTTCTAAAGAAGTTGAAACAAGTATCAGGATGTTTTCTGGACTCTATAAGATTGATCTGA